A single region of the Micropterus dolomieu isolate WLL.071019.BEF.003 ecotype Adirondacks linkage group LG02, ASM2129224v1, whole genome shotgun sequence genome encodes:
- the LOC123957766 gene encoding hemoglobin subunit beta-2-like, with protein sequence MVEWTDFERATIQDIFSKMDYEVVGPAALSRCLIVYPWTQRYFGSFGNLYNAAAITGNPNVAAHGKVVLHGLDRALKNMDNIKATYAELSVLHSEKLHVDPDNFKVMLQGLN encoded by the exons ATGGTTGAATGGACAGACTTTGAGCGCGCCACCATCCAGGACATCTTCTCCAAGATGGACTATGAGGTGGTGGGCCCTGCAGCTCTTAGCAG GTGTCTGATCGTCTACCCCTGGACTCAGAGGTATTTCGGCAGCTTTGGAAACCTCTACAACGCCGCTGCTATCACTGGAAATCCAAACGTTGCAGCTCACGGGAAAGTTGTCCTCCACGGTCTGGACCGGGCGTTGAAGAACATGGACAACATCAAGGCAACCTATGCCGAGCTGAGTGTGCTGCACTCAGAGAAACTGCACGTGGACCCTGACAATTTCAAGGTAATGCTACAAGGATTAAATTAG
- the LOC123962329 gene encoding hemoglobin embryonic subunit alpha-like, whose translation MTSLSAKDKDTVRAFWAKVSGKAEDIGVDAVSRMLVVYPQTKTYFSHWKDLSPTSPQARKHGRVVMAGVADAVTKIDDLKGGLLGLSELHAFTLRVDPANFKILSHNILVVLAIMFPSDFTPEVHVAMDKFLAALALALSEKYR comes from the exons ATGACCAGTCTCTCTGCTAAGGACAAGGACACAGTCAGAGCCTTCTGGGCCAAAGTGTCTGGAAAGGCGGAGGACATCGGCGTTGATGCTGTCTCCAG GATGCTGGTGGTGTACCCACAGACCAAGACTTACTTCTCCCACTGGAAGGACCTGAGCCCCACCTCTCCCCAGGCAAGGAAGCACGGAAGAGTTGTGATGGCTGGAGTTGCAGACGCCGTGACCAAAATCGATGATCTGAAAGGAGGTCTTCTGGGCCTCAGTGAGCTGCATGCCTTCACTCTGCGTGTGGACCCTGCTAACTTCAAG ATTCTGTCCCACAACATCCTCGTGGTCCTGGCCATCATGTTCCCCAGCGACTTCACCCCTGAGGTCCATGTGGCTATGGATAAATTCCTGGCTGCCTTGGCTCTGGCCCTGTCTGAGAAATACCGATAA
- the hbbe1.1 gene encoding hemoglobin beta embryonic-1.1 isoform X2, whose protein sequence is MVEWTDFERATIQDIFSKMNYEVVGPAALSRCLIVYPWTQRYFGSFGNLYNAAAITGNPKVAAHGKVVLHGLDRALKNMDNIKATYAELSVLHSEKLHVDPDNFKLLSDCLTVVVAAQLGKEFTSEVQAAFQKFLAVVVSSLGRQYH, encoded by the exons ATGGTTGAATGGACAGACTTTGAGCGCGCCACCATCCAGGACATCTTCTCCAAGATGAACTATGAGGTGGTGGGCCCTGCAGCTCTTAGCAG GTGTCTGATCGTCTACCCCTGGACTCAGAGGTATTTCGGCAGCTTTGGAAACCTCTACAACGCCGCTGCTATCACTGGAAATCCAAAGGTTGCAGCTCACGGGAAAGTTGTCCTCCACGGTCTGGACCGGGCGTTGAAGAACATGGACAACATCAAG GCAACCTATGCCGAGCTGAGTGTGCTGCACTCAGAGAAACTGCACGTGGACCCTGACAATTTCAAG ctgctgtctgactgcctgACCGTTGTGGTTGCTGCTCAGTTGGGCAAAGAGTTCACAAGTGAAGTCCAGGCAGCTTTTCAGAAGTTCCTGGCTGTGGTGGTGTCCTCCCTGGGAAGGCAGTACCACTAG
- the hbbe1.1 gene encoding hemoglobin beta embryonic-1.1 isoform X1 — translation MVEWTDFERATIQDIFSKMNYEVVGPAALSRCLIVYPWTQRYFGSFGNLYNAAAITGNPKVAAHGKVVLHGLDRALKNMDNIKATYAELSVLHSEKLHVDPDNFKLLSDCLTVVVAAQLGKEFTSEVQAAFQKFLAVVVSSLGRQYH, via the exons ATGGTTGAATGGACAGACTTTGAGCGCGCCACCATCCAGGACATCTTCTCCAAGATGAACTATGAGGTGGTGGGCCCTGCAGCTCTTAGCAG GTGTCTGATCGTCTACCCCTGGACTCAGAGGTATTTCGGCAGCTTTGGAAACCTCTACAACGCCGCTGCTATCACTGGAAATCCAAAGGTTGCAGCTCACGGGAAAGTTGTCCTCCACGGTCTGGACCGGGCGTTGAAGAACATGGACAACATCAAGGCAACCTATGCCGAGCTGAGTGTGCTGCACTCAGAGAAACTGCACGTGGACCCTGACAATTTCAAG ctgctgtctgactgcctgACCGTTGTGGTTGCTGCTCAGTTGGGCAAAGAGTTCACAAGTGAAGTCCAGGCAGCTTTTCAGAAGTTCCTGGCTGTGGTGGTGTCCTCCCTGGGAAGGCAGTACCACTAG